A single bacterium BMS3Abin02 DNA region contains:
- the mdh gene encoding malate dehydrogenase: protein MSKVTVVGAGKYGSLTAMRIAQLDLADEVVMTDIVEGLPQGLALDMNESRPIEKYRTLVVGTNEYADTAGSDVVVITAGLPRKPGMSRMDLLEVNAKIVKSVVEQITHFSPEATLIVVTNPLDHMTTLAAEVSGLPRNKVMGQAGMLDTARFVHFVSEVSGVDVLDIEALTLGSHGPTMVPVPSQVKVAGKPLTEVLTAEQIEAIVERTRKGGSEIVGLLKTGSAYFAPSAAATQMVKAVLQDTGEIMPVCAWTSGEYGIEGVYLGVPAKLGAKGVEEIVQLDIDESELEALREAAVAVKAKIEDLHSITL from the coding sequence ATGAGCAAGGTGACGGTTGTCGGAGCGGGCAAGTACGGGTCACTGACGGCGATGCGCATCGCCCAGCTGGATCTTGCCGACGAAGTGGTCATGACGGACATCGTCGAGGGTCTTCCACAGGGGCTTGCCCTCGACATGAACGAGTCCCGTCCGATCGAGAAATACCGCACGTTGGTCGTCGGGACGAACGAGTACGCAGATACCGCGGGCAGCGATGTCGTGGTGATCACCGCCGGGCTTCCCCGCAAACCGGGCATGAGCAGGATGGACCTGCTCGAGGTGAACGCCAAGATCGTCAAGAGCGTCGTCGAGCAGATCACGCACTTCTCGCCGGAGGCGACGCTGATCGTGGTCACCAATCCCCTCGATCACATGACGACGCTGGCCGCCGAAGTGTCTGGTCTGCCGCGCAACAAGGTCATGGGCCAGGCAGGCATGTTGGACACGGCACGGTTCGTGCACTTCGTCTCGGAGGTGAGCGGTGTCGACGTGCTCGACATCGAAGCGCTCACCTTGGGCAGTCACGGGCCGACGATGGTGCCGGTGCCATCACAGGTCAAGGTCGCCGGCAAGCCGCTGACCGAAGTGTTGACGGCCGAGCAGATCGAGGCGATCGTGGAGCGCACCCGCAAGGGTGGATCGGAGATCGTCGGTCTGCTGAAGACGGGGAGCGCCTACTTCGCCCCGTCGGCGGCAGCCACCCAGATGGTCAAGGCGGTCCTGCAGGACACCGGCGAGATCATGCCTGTGTGCGCGTGGACGTCCGGCGAGTACGGCATCGAGGGCGTGTACCTGGGTGTTCCCGCCAAGCTGGGTGCCAAGGGTGTCGAGGAGATTGTCCAACTGGACATCGACGAGTCCGAGTTGGAGGCACTGCGCGAGGCCGCTGTGGCGGTGAAAGCCAAGATCGAGGATCTGCACAGCATCACGCTATGA
- the hup gene encoding DNA-binding protein HU translates to MNKGDLVEKVADAAGISKKAAHVAVETVFGEITKAMKKGDRVQVTGFGSFESTKRPGRKGLNPATGESLYIKTKFVPKFHPGKGLKDEVAKRRK, encoded by the coding sequence ATGAATAAGGGAGACCTCGTAGAAAAAGTTGCCGATGCCGCGGGCATCAGCAAGAAGGCTGCCCATGTGGCGGTCGAGACGGTGTTCGGTGAGATCACCAAGGCGATGAAGAAGGGTGATCGAGTGCAGGTGACCGGGTTCGGGAGCTTCGAATCGACGAAGCGGCCGGGCCGCAAGGGTCTGAACCCGGCGACGGGGGAGAGTCTGTACATCAAGACCAAGTTCGTGCCGAAGTTCCACCCGGGTAAGGGCCTCAAAGACGAGGTAGCCAAACGGCGCAAGTAG
- a CDS encoding SCP-2 sterol transfer family protein encodes MAFRFLTDEWAAAVTEALRASDAFTSSANMSLQFVVTDAPEGEAKFYMDATGDTPVQRIGEMENPDVTITSSYETASKIFKGDLNTQMAFMTGKIKVAGNMAKLMTQQAALGHYASATAGLDVEY; translated from the coding sequence ATGGCATTCAGATTCCTCACCGACGAATGGGCCGCCGCGGTCACCGAAGCACTCAGGGCGAGCGACGCTTTCACATCGTCGGCCAACATGAGCCTCCAGTTCGTCGTCACCGATGCACCCGAAGGCGAAGCGAAGTTCTACATGGACGCCACGGGCGACACCCCGGTGCAGAGAATCGGCGAGATGGAGAACCCGGACGTCACGATCACGTCGAGCTATGAGACCGCATCGAAGATCTTCAAGGGCGATCTCAACACACAGATGGCCTTCATGACCGGCAAGATCAAGGTCGCCGGCAACATGGCCAAGCTCATGACCCAGCAAGCCGCCCTCGGCCACTACGCCTCCGCCACCGCCGGCCTGGACGTCGAGTACTGA
- the dapA_2 gene encoding 4-hydroxy-tetrahydrodipicolinate synthase, giving the protein MQPPRLLPALVTPFTRSGDLDLDAHRHNLTTLTKRRIKGFLIAGSTGEGPYLEPGERQTLLETARQTLGEKPFLLSGIAAETTRMATRQAMEAVEAGADAVLAMTPTTLARGSRDAVRRFFLALADTSPLPVMIYSVPLYAAYEIPTDLVVELSHDPNIIGMKDSGGDVTRMARLVQETPADFLLFTGATRSITFCMAAGGYGAITASSNYLTTMVLEVVAKAHRSPKSALTAQAELTRIASAVEIYRIPGVKAAAEMVGLRPGHPRAPLAKLGARDIKKIHRPLLPILSD; this is encoded by the coding sequence GTGCAACCGCCTCGCCTGCTGCCCGCGCTCGTCACACCGTTCACCCGATCCGGTGACCTCGACCTCGACGCCCATCGACACAACCTGACCACGCTCACCAAGCGGAGGATCAAAGGCTTCCTGATCGCCGGGTCGACCGGCGAAGGTCCCTACCTGGAACCCGGAGAGCGACAGACCCTCCTCGAAACTGCGCGGCAAACACTCGGTGAGAAGCCTTTTCTGCTGTCTGGTATCGCCGCGGAGACCACGCGAATGGCCACCCGGCAGGCCATGGAGGCCGTCGAAGCCGGTGCCGACGCCGTTCTCGCCATGACCCCCACCACCCTTGCCCGAGGCAGCCGCGATGCCGTCCGCCGGTTCTTCCTCGCCCTGGCCGACACCTCTCCGCTTCCGGTGATGATCTACTCGGTCCCCTTGTACGCCGCCTACGAGATCCCCACCGACCTCGTCGTCGAACTGTCACACGATCCCAACATCATCGGGATGAAGGACTCCGGGGGCGACGTCACGCGGATGGCCCGCCTCGTACAGGAAACACCCGCCGACTTCCTGCTGTTCACCGGAGCGACCCGGTCGATCACGTTCTGCATGGCTGCGGGTGGCTACGGTGCGATCACCGCCTCGTCCAACTACCTCACGACGATGGTCCTCGAGGTCGTCGCAAAGGCGCACCGATCCCCCAAGAGTGCGCTCACGGCTCAGGCAGAACTGACCAGGATCGCCTCGGCGGTCGAGATCTACAGAATCCCTGGCGTGAAGGCCGCCGCCGAGATGGTCGGACTCCGACCCGGCCACCCACGGGCACCGCTGGCGAAGCTCGGCGCCAGGGACATCAAGAAGATCCACCGACCTCTTCTGCCGATCCTGAGCGACTGA
- a CDS encoding TadE-like protein has protein sequence MMKRIRNEQGVAAVETALILSLLLLLALGSVEWGMGLRDWLSVTAGTREGARVGAAAGDEANADCVILEATAGAIRDIDGAVLQVWIYQSDTSGTIGLRQRFRPFVSGDNGAFLRCGTWFALEENWPATVRDNDGSDRDWLGTRVVFDHDWLTGFAWFTGSVCNRDPVNNTCWAADTVMHIEPDPTP, from the coding sequence ATGATGAAACGGATCCGCAACGAACAAGGCGTCGCAGCCGTCGAAACCGCACTCATCCTCAGCCTGCTGCTGCTCCTGGCCCTCGGGAGCGTCGAGTGGGGGATGGGACTTCGCGACTGGCTCAGTGTCACAGCCGGCACGCGTGAAGGCGCGCGGGTTGGCGCGGCCGCAGGCGACGAGGCCAACGCCGACTGCGTCATCCTGGAAGCGACCGCCGGGGCGATTCGAGACATCGACGGCGCGGTGCTCCAGGTGTGGATCTACCAATCCGACACATCCGGCACGATCGGACTCCGCCAGCGATTCCGTCCGTTCGTGAGCGGAGACAACGGCGCGTTCCTCCGCTGCGGCACATGGTTCGCTCTGGAGGAAAACTGGCCCGCGACAGTGCGAGACAACGACGGATCCGACAGGGACTGGCTCGGAACCCGTGTGGTCTTCGACCACGACTGGCTCACCGGTTTCGCGTGGTTCACCGGCTCGGTGTGCAACAGAGACCCTGTCAACAACACCTGTTGGGCCGCTGACACGGTGATGCACATCGAACCAGACCCGACTCCCTGA
- a CDS encoding TadE-like protein, translating to MKRLRRRNRESGATLVEFALVMPILLLLFIGIMEFGMAFYDFLTVEQAAREGVRTAAFVGTAPDADCQAISAVVAFLPNGFLDRVEYLAIYKANPDGSQDNTNTNRWRYAGGDPLDPCADGSVNRWTVNNQPVSTSPPWPSVTRQTAAGPQPLDIIGIRIRMTHNWITGLPPFTGSYVIDESTILRMEPEVFG from the coding sequence GTGAAACGGCTTCGCAGGCGAAACCGCGAGAGCGGAGCGACACTCGTCGAGTTCGCATTGGTCATGCCGATCCTCTTGCTCCTCTTCATCGGAATCATGGAGTTCGGCATGGCCTTCTACGATTTCCTGACGGTCGAGCAGGCTGCTCGCGAGGGAGTGCGAACCGCCGCCTTCGTTGGGACGGCACCAGATGCCGACTGCCAGGCCATCTCGGCTGTCGTTGCCTTCCTCCCCAACGGTTTTCTTGACCGGGTCGAGTATCTCGCCATCTACAAGGCGAACCCGGATGGGAGCCAGGACAACACAAACACCAACAGGTGGAGGTATGCCGGTGGCGATCCGCTCGACCCTTGCGCCGACGGGTCCGTGAACAGATGGACTGTCAACAACCAGCCAGTCAGCACGTCGCCACCGTGGCCGTCGGTCACACGACAGACCGCTGCGGGTCCGCAACCACTGGACATCATCGGCATCCGCATCCGGATGACGCACAACTGGATCACCGGCTTGCCGCCTTTCACCGGGAGCTACGTCATCGACGAGAGCACGATCCTGCGCATGGAACCGGAGGTGTTCGGATGA